In the genome of Hevea brasiliensis isolate MT/VB/25A 57/8 chromosome 14, ASM3005281v1, whole genome shotgun sequence, the window ACGAGTTCTACATCACAATAATCCTCCCAAGCTAAACATAGCCTGCGTGGATTACCTTTAGGATccacaaaataaaaattagacaTCCCACACCTTCTTAATTATTTCTTGACAAAAGGTTCTTTATTCTTGGTTTCCATTAAGAACACCAAGCTAACAAAATGGAATTTATAAATTCCTTTTAGATTATGGATTGTCAAGGGGTTCCCAACACCCTGACAATTCCAACTCAAAACACTCATTTATCTGGTTAGGCCCATTTATGGCTAGCAACCTCCACTAATTCATCATCATATTCGTTTACACATGCCTTCTTTGATTCTTGTTGAGCTCCCTCATCATTTCTGCTTTATTTGTCAGGCAAGATTAGTGCTGCATCATGAACTTTTTATGCTGGTTCTTGTGTAAAAGCAAGCATCTTCTTAATTGTTACGACAAAGTGTTGAACGAGAGCAAGACGCTTCCATTTTGTCGTAAAAGTAGCTCCTACTGTTGTTTTGGTTGTAAGAGCATCATTGTTGGGGTTTAAGTTGGTATGGGCATCATTTCCATTTGGAACATGTTCCAAGTCTGTTGGAGATATGGGCTTAAACAAATGCACTGCAAGATGGACCATTGTATTCAATGGAACCCATTCCTCTAACTCAATTCCTCGTTATGGAATAGAAACTACAGGCTTTGCAGTAATTGGGCAAGGGGTTGGGTTTTCTTGTTGCTGGGTTGGGCTTTTGATATTAGACAGGGAAGATAAGGGTGTTGGGCTtgtggtaaaattttgagatggtaAATGGGCTGGGCTTCTGTGTTCTCATTCTTAGCCCAGGTAAGGAAATTGTATTTTTGAATGTCCTAAGGGAGAGAGATTCTCTTTATCTTCAAGTTGGAAGGAGTAAGAAATAGGGTTGAGGTTTTTCAGAGCAATGAATGCTCCTTGTTGAAACAGGTAACTGAGAAAGGGAAATTTTTGAAAAGATCTTTTGTATTGATATTTTTCATACCCGAGAGGGAAAGATATTCATTTAGCTTCTGCAGCAATTCATATTTAGGGAATAGATCTACTACTATAGGTTTAAAGGTCAAAGATTGCACATTGCTCGAGGTAATACCAACAAGAAAAGTTTCCTGAATGGGTGATCGATTGGTCAGACCATGTTGACTACCTTCTCTTTCATGTTAGAAATGGAAGTTTTCAACATCTGGTGGTTCCTTCTCTGTTACTCTCCCATCATCAATTCACAGAATAGGGGAAAAAAGAACTGTGGAATTTTCTGGTGGATTATGAGGTTTTGTGGTTTGGTTGGTGTTTAGTTTGCATATTGGTACTTCGACATGAATGTAAAGGGGACAACCAAGTTTTTTGGTTGGTGTCTTAGGCAGGAGAAAAGGATTTTTGGTCCTATTTGCCTATTGCTGTTGAACTTTATTCAATAGGCCTTACCGGTAGCCAAAGTAGTTACCAGGGATGGATGATGTCCCTTTACTACTCAAATACACTTGTTGTGGAGTTGACACCGTTTCTTGGCTAAGATTCTTCTTAGGATTGTGAAAAGGAGACAACTTTCACCAAGGCCCAAACATCAATTTTGTTGTTTCGGATTGTTCTTTCTCTACACAAGCTTCTTTGTTCTTGCAGTCCCTTCCAATATGCCTAATTAGTCCACAGTTGTAACATACATTAGGCAATTTCTCATATTTCAGATGTATCCAATCGATTGTATCATCCACATTGCTGTTATAAAACCCTGGTTTGATGGGTAGATTTAGAGGCATCTCTGTTTTGATTCTCAAGAACATACTGTAGCCTATTGCTCCATCCTGAGTTAAGTTTACTTTAAGATATTTACTGACAAGATCACCAATCAGTTTAGCATTATGTGGGTTCATTTGATTAGGAGAAAGGCCATGAGCTTGAACACAAATCGGGGTAGTGTTGAAGCTGAGTTTATCAAAAGGAACATCAGGAGGCCATTCCTGTATAGCTAATAATTGATTGTGCACACAGCAAGGCCTATTATGAAGAACTTGCTAAGCGTCCACCTCATGGCCAAAAGTTATGAGAAAGATGTTGGGTTTTTTAGGAATGATTTGAAAGTCTTGCTTGGTTGCCTAAGACTTTGAGAGAGCTGCTTTTAGGGTAGATACACTAAAAGTTTTTTGCGAACAAAGTTTGGCGACCAACATTCCTTTGTATAGGTTTGTACTAGATTGGTCAAAGGATTTGAGTTGCAAAGCTTTGTCATGGCAATTAAGGTTGATGGCTTTATCAATAAGATCAAAGACATTTGCTTCATAGTCAGACATGGTCGGGATGATTTGTAGAAGTAATGGTGAGCAAGATGGAGTAAATGGAAGAGAGAAGGGAGCAATAGGTAAGTCAATGATGGTGAAGGGATTGGTAGGTGAACAACACACTTGCTACAAACCTTTAGGAACTAGCTTCAAAGGAAAGGGATGGAACCCCAGAGAACAATATTGATGACTATAGTAGCGATGGTAAGGTGTCAAAGAATATGTTAGCTcccttttttattattatttgattaccttaattaaaatataggagaaattatgttttttaaataaaaaaatttatgaagTTTATTTTTATAGTTGTATTCTCACTGCCAAAAGGGCACTAGTCCTCttggaattttaaaaaattttaggaatatatGTAATTTTACAAATATCTAAAAGCCTCTTTTTGAAGTTACAATAGGCGTAAATTTCTCTATCAAAATTCTGATCAATAGTTTAAGTTTCTCTCCATTTTCTTCTATTTCCACAATACTATCAAAGCTACAACTATTAAACCCAAAAATAAGTCTTCTCTCAACTGTTAATAACCATTATTAATATGTGTATTTCAGTTTGAATTTTCAATTTGAGCATTTGATTTTCATAATGCACTCATATATTTGAGTTTGGGTTTTCAATCACCCAGCTAATTAGATATTTGATTTTCATAATGCATTGAATTTTTCATAATGATAATTAGGTATCACCACATTTCACCAAGTTAATTTTTatgcattatattttaaataaataaaatttaaatattttatagaattattaaattttaaaatataaattattagttaaaatatataaattaaatgaatttaataataataataataataataataataatcaattttACATACTGAAAATCTGAATCAAATCTAAAATTTAGAGTGATTTTTATAGATATCCAATTCATTTTCATTTCTATCTGTCCTGGGTCGAAAATTGGCTCGATTCACCACAGCCCTTCAATGGGCATTTCAGCAGTTGGATGTCCAAATGAGGCGTTGGGACTTGATAGGTAGGGAACACAATCTTGGTGGCCAATCATTCAAACTCACATCTATTCAACGAATAGTCTCTGACTTCTTCGTCTCAATTTTCGAATTTCCAGTAACGGTGGGCTGTGAGAATGGTCGAAATTTATAGTCTTTGATGAAACGCCACTAGCATTGCTGGAATTCGAGGTCAATGGGGTAGCCGAAATCACCATTCTAACAACTCATGGCAtgctttctttctctttcttaaaCTCGAAAAATTATAGACCAAATACCTGATGTTAATTCAAAATTGTCGATAAAACTCTAATTTctcataaaatattatattaaatataaaatatctgaaaatatataaaattaaaatttagaatatTACATATAAAAATTTCAACTTGGCATATGGTCGTATTATAGCTAGGGAAAATGGATGAATAAGATTTCTAAATTAGGCTCTGTTTGTTTcacaagaaaatatttttttcactTTTTGGTGTTTCAACACTCAGAAAAAACAGtcagtgaaaaatatttttttatcaaaaaaaattttaatttatttttaaaaaaaataatttcatttttcattttgtagaattaaaatgcgaaaacatttatatatatatatatatatatatatatgaaataaacaAATACCATCAATTTaacattataatcaaataatcaaaaatatttttcatgaaaaacatTTTCCATATAAAGTTATTTAAGTGAAACAACAAACCCTTAATATATGAATCAACATATATCTAAGGTTGCATTTTTGtttagaaagagagaaaaaaaacaaCAGAGGAGAACACGCTAGAATCTAAATCACTAAAATCTCCTTGAGGTTTGCCATAATATTCTCATTTTACAAAATTGAATTTGAGAACAGTACTAGAATAGTGGAATCATAACTCAAGCACAGTATACTCTAGCAAGCAGTGAGAGAACTACAGCATCTGCAAAACTTTTCTTATGCCAAACAAAAATTTAAGACCCCCAACTGATCATCATCCAAAATGATCTCAGGAATCATTGGCATAAGTTTTCTGAGTTGTTGTTTCTCGTTGAAAAGCTAGCTAGAACTCTAAAAATTTGATCAAAAAATGGCAATTCATAATGGTCAAGAACCCAATGACctataaaaaaaatcaactatACAATTGTGCCTAAACAAATTTGTTAGAGCCGCCTGCAAATGTCTAGGAGCATTATAGAAATGATGTCATACCTCTgccaagaaaagaaaaagaaagatcaaaactccATTACTGTTGAGGTGAGGTTAAGCAAGGGCTCCAGTGCACTTGGATGAAACTTTCGAGCAAAGAGGTAACAAACAGAAGTCATCTCTGAATTGTATGAACATTCTGTCCCATTACTCCTAATAGACTGTATAAAACTTTCTGTAACATTAATTCCCCTGTATGTTGCTGGATGTGGGCCCCCCAGGGACCAATCAACCCAAGTCACAGTGCGATTCGAATTAAGCGGCCCATGAAACATGTTCAGATAAGTTGGAATGTAATGCTCATCAGGATAGCAAGCAGGCTTACAATATTTCTTGAAGATAGCATAGTACTTGGTGTCTGAGACTATATGAACAGCCAGAGCCCGTTGGATCTCAAACCATTGAGACCCCTTCCTCCACTGAAAGAGCTTAATATCAGGAAGCATTTTACGGTTGTAGCGTCCACGACCATAACGAGAGGGATCATCATATGACTCAACAAAGCTATATTCAGAATGAATGAGATACTTGTAGACAATTGGGAAATTATAGATTGGGATGCAGCTCTCAGAGAGAAGAACAAAACGCTCATTTGAGAAATCCAGAAGGGCATTGGCTAGAAGGCGCTTCTCTGCATCAACCAGTGAAACGGTTCCCCATTCAACATCCTAGAGATGGGATAGGAAATACAGAATGAAATCAGCAGTAATTAAGCGTCAAGAAAAATATGGAAGGTAGAGCTTCAGCCCAATAAAAGAAGTCAATGCTCTTTTTGCACACAAAGTATATGCAATAAGTCCAATCATTTCAGCTTAGTCACTGAATAAGTCCATCTAAAAAATATTACCAGCAATAAATTCTTCACACAACCGAGCATATTTCTCATACCTCTTATTGTCAATATaaattaaaagattaattaataaatggcaATGACACTCTCATATTTCATAGAGTATAGAAGTGCTTCATACAGTGTCAGTGCTTGTTTTCTCACATGCAGTAacacatagagagagagagagagagagagagagagagatgacaaAGAATCCTACATAATCTGTAAAACTAAATTTTTGCACAATTTCAATCAATAGCTATGACAATGAGAACCAATTATCCTGTCTCCT includes:
- the LOC110637775 gene encoding glycosyltransferase BC10-like gives rise to the protein MARRRGDKEDGGLDRHMGLLKLVQILSFLVVFVAGIIMGLATSSHISQYFTSQARLFFTNNIAATKIPGGNCTILRPCKTVDCLSMEAFLHPKNLTHSMTDKQLFWRASLMPTKEEYPFDRLPKVAFMFLTRGPLPMLPLWERFFRGHEKYFSIYIHTPPEYVLNVSMDSPFYRRQIPSQDVEWGTVSLVDAEKRLLANALLDFSNERFVLLSESCIPIYNFPIVYKYLIHSEYSFVESYDDPSRYGRGRYNRKMLPDIKLFQWRKGSQWFEIQRALAVHIVSDTKYYAIFKKYCKPACYPDEHYIPTYLNMFHGPLNSNRTVTWVDWSLGGPHPATYRGINVTESFIQSIRSNGTECSYNSEMTSVCYLFARKFHPSALEPLLNLTSTVMEF